A single window of Spirochaetota bacterium DNA harbors:
- a CDS encoding cell division protein ZapB, whose translation MISMQQLEELESRIIKALQLIGDLRTENSRLESDNESLKVVAEEAKLSLEEKEQELARIQRELDDTARELAELKDKENVLEKKIIELLGKMDALKTGSAPIFERGTRAERPAARESAPKSAPRVAPRREDVSVETVRSGDDIVISDKDDDIIIIDDDTALADADVRVETSPGRPGGEDEIILLDDGADEIVIDDVDSDLVIIDETEKGKSSKKKGRSFDELSMDDDFLIIEEDGK comes from the coding sequence ATGATTTCCATGCAGCAGCTCGAGGAGCTTGAAAGCAGGATAATAAAGGCGCTGCAGCTTATCGGCGACCTGAGGACTGAAAACTCGAGACTCGAGTCCGATAACGAGTCCCTCAAAGTCGTCGCCGAGGAGGCGAAGCTGAGCCTTGAAGAGAAGGAGCAGGAGCTGGCCCGCATCCAGCGCGAACTCGACGACACCGCGCGCGAGCTTGCCGAACTGAAGGACAAGGAAAACGTGCTGGAGAAGAAGATCATCGAGCTGTTAGGCAAGATGGACGCGCTTAAAACAGGCTCGGCCCCGATCTTCGAAAGAGGCACGCGCGCCGAAAGGCCCGCCGCGCGCGAATCGGCGCCGAAGAGCGCACCGCGCGTCGCTCCCCGCAGGGAAGACGTCAGCGTTGAGACCGTTCGCAGCGGCGATGATATCGTGATTTCCGACAAGGACGACGATATCATCATTATCGACGATGACACCGCGCTCGCGGACGCGGACGTCCGGGTCGAGACCTCTCCCGGCAGGCCGGGCGGAGAAGACGAGATCATTCTCCTCGACGACGGCGCCGACGAAATAGTGATCGATGACGTTGACAGCGATCTGGTCATCATCGACGAAACGGAGAAGGGGAAATCCTCCAAGAAGAAGGGCAGGTCTTTCGACGAGCTCTCCATGGATGATGATTTCCTTATCATAGAAGAGGACGGCAAGTAG
- a CDS encoding cell division protein ZapA, whose amino-acid sequence MENRVKVSIYGGTYSIQGEASPEYIERLARFVNERMEEVGRSLSSGTPLQVAILAALNIADEYMQVRDLKVGLTGELERKTRQLISLLDEGLVGDIFSQFEASRPHPPIP is encoded by the coding sequence GTGGAGAACAGGGTGAAGGTTTCCATCTACGGCGGTACCTATTCGATCCAGGGAGAGGCGTCGCCGGAGTATATCGAGCGACTGGCCCGTTTCGTAAATGAACGCATGGAAGAGGTGGGCCGCAGCCTGTCAAGCGGCACTCCGCTCCAGGTGGCGATTCTCGCGGCGCTCAATATCGCCGATGAATACATGCAGGTCAGAGACCTCAAGGTGGGACTGACCGGCGAACTCGAACGGAAGACGAGACAGTTGATCTCTCTCCTGGACGAGGGTCTTGTCGGTGATATCTTCTCGCAGTTTGAAGCCTCAAGGCCGCACCCGCCGATTCCCTGA